The Cyprinus carpio isolate SPL01 chromosome B8, ASM1834038v1, whole genome shotgun sequence genome segment GAACTTCTTATCCCCAAATCTGAAAAGAAATTCAAAGTGCATCTTCTCTGTTTAACTTTGTGGCTTCGTACAGCCTTTAACCTTCACACTTCCCTCCTTGCGTAGGCATGTGAGTCAGTGATGGATGATGGTGCTGagtcaaagaaaatgaaaaattggtGGTTTGTAGTATAATAGGTGCATTAAGAATCCATTTACCTTACAGTGAAGGCTTTTTTTGCGCAGACTAGACCGTCATCTTCTGTACATGGTCTGGTGGTTCATCTTCTGTGCTTTTACACGTGATGAAGCCTACATGAATACTGTCTTTAAAAGCCTTTGATATGATCGTAGGCGTTTGGATGCAGACCCATTCATAAAGGCTGGATCGGAGGCAAGGAAATGTGCATCCATTGACGAGTGAGCTTTTGCAGCAAAACATCCAACAGGTCTTTCTCACCTTAAAGCGaatgaaaatagttattttagggCTTGTTTTGATCCCATTTCTTACAGCCCACTGATTATGTCTCTACAAAATCAACATGCAAAATTTTGTATTTGCTTCAGCTTATAACGTCTATAACACATAGCTCTCAAACTCAAATTGGGTCCACTAGTCAGCTGGCGTTTCCAAGGTCAATGACGTACAAGAGCTTCTTTTAAAATCCTAGCTTAAAGCACGTTCCTAGAAATAGTATAAAATGAAACAGTATGTTTTTGTGCTCAATTTCAAATGATAGtgtcaattataataataaatcagtcagatAAAGAATCATTTTAAGCAAGACAGTACATAAACCTTGACCAATCTAAACTGACTTACCACAGTATGGGCTTgttcacacaaaatgcatttttggttTCCATGGTCCTCATTACAGTTTTGTAAACATGCGCTAGGCTTGACAGCGTCTCGTGATcgacatgtttttaaaagactatgtcaagtttaacttttaaaagatCAAGAAGACCTTTCACTTTTTGACATTCAGCTGCGCTGCGTAAACAGATCTCTTCGTTACATATTAGCATTTTGGAGAGATCAAATAGCATTTTAGGGCCGCTGGAGAACTGAAAGGCTCTTTTCAGTGCTCGATTTCCTCTAAATTGAAGAATCGATTCCTTATGAGATCCAGTCTCGATTCTAAGACTCGCAATAAGCATTTCCTCATTTTAAGAATTTGTCTTCATTAATATGTATCACCTTGACATCATTTTTCGAtcaaattttcaattaaaatgcattttaaagggatactccacccaaaaattataattctctCAACATTTATTCACCTTCCTGCTGTTCCAAATGTATACTTTTTCTTATGGGGAACAGAAACAGATTTTTAGAAAAGTAATCCATGAGTCCATATAATGCAATTGGAATGAACCACTACTAATGATAACTAAAAAGGCTactaattttttaaaactataaacagtGGGCTGGAAACAATGAACAGCAGAACGGTTAGTGAGTTAATGTTGAgagatttctttttaatttctaaGCGTAGTTTTCCtttaattcatacatttaaaatgtgctcATAATAGAAGAGAAGtctttgattatattttaatgtatttttgaataaatgaatagaacAAAAACATCTCTCCGGGGCCAGTTGTACTATTGCATCAGATGCAAATGTGTAATCACTACTGTAACTTGTTGCCTAAATCTGTCATTTTAACTTCTAGATACTACGCTACGGTTCATCCACTGAAGAAGCGCATCTCAGTTCTGGCTTGCACATATCTTCTGTCTGGGATCTGGATTCTGTCGTGCGGTCTGGTGGCTCCTGCTGTGGCCCACACGTACCATGTGGAGTTCAAGGAAGAAGGTTTCACCATCTGCGAGGAGTTCTGGATGGGTCAGGAAAAAGATCGGCTAGCCTACGCTTACAGCACACTTTTCATCACCTATGTCCTTCCTCTGTCCGCACTTTGCATCTCCTATTTGTGCATTTCAGTGAAGCTTCGCAATTGTGTGGTGCCAGGTCATCGTACCCAGAGCCAAGCGGAAGCTCAGCGGGCTCGGAAACGCAAGACGTTTCGTCTGGTGTCTTTAGTCGTCGCTGCTTTTGGGATCTGCTGGCTGCCAATAAGTGTCTTCAATGTTCTTCGGGATATTGATATAGACCTGATCGACAAGCGCTACTTCCTGTTGATCCAGCTAttgtgtcatttgtgtggaaTGAGTTCCTCTTGTTGTAACCCGTTTTTATATGCATGGCTGCACGATCGTTTCAGGGCGGAATTGCGCAAGATGTTTACCTGCCATCGACGGATTGGCATCGGGATTCCTGCACACAACTGCGCCACCGCTAGCGTGGTTCTCTGACAGAAAAACAGCACGTTGAGTTAGTTCTAAGACTACTGAGGCTAGTAGAACACTTGGGTTGCATACTTTTGGAAAAGAGAAAGTGTTCACGTTGGTCTTGGCTGGAACTATACCATCTGTAAGGTTCCCCCACATGCATCTTGTTTTAGATGGACACAGATGGTCTTTCTTGGATGTACAAGCCATGTGAGAAAGCTGTTGGATTTAGCCACAAGATTTCGCCATGCTGTCTGTGATTTGGATATGG includes the following:
- the LOC109090308 gene encoding prolactin-releasing peptide receptor-like, coding for MDGSSGEWLSTPVPSCCLENLTMENSSRGQIYEVVLQSTNTTKRNPQFVGVELLQSFKPLIIPCYALVVLVGVFGNYLLLYVICHTKKMHNVTNFFIGNLAFSDMLMCATCVPFTLAYAFNPRGWVFGRFMCYLVFLIQPVTVYVSVFTLTAIGVDRYYATVHPLKKRISVLACTYLLSGIWILSCGLVAPAVAHTYHVEFKEEGFTICEEFWMGQEKDRLAYAYSTLFITYVLPLSALCISYLCISVKLRNCVVPGHRTQSQAEAQRARKRKTFRLVSLVVAAFGICWLPISVFNVLRDIDIDLIDKRYFLLIQLLCHLCGMSSSCCNPFLYAWLHDRFRAELRKMFTCHRRIGIGIPAHNCATASVVL